Proteins encoded together in one Heliomicrobium undosum window:
- a CDS encoding electron transfer flavoprotein subunit alpha/FixB family protein, giving the protein MAKVWVVPEVQDQKLKKISLEMITLARRLGDVEAVLIGEGVSPVAAELGNYGVGKVIVADHADLKTYTAATYGRVLSDLIRRDQPEIVLIGNTATGRDLAPRVAQRVDAGQISDVIDYRDNLFIRPIYAGKAFQQVTAVAYPLIVTVRPNVFKAAEPIGGGAAPIVETATVSLTGDDLRVIVRDVVRQVTGRPELTEAEIIVSGGRGMKGADGFLILEALANVLGAAVGASRAAVDAGWRPHQEQVGQTGKTVSPTLYIAAGISGAIQHLAGMSGSKVIVAINKDSEANIFKAADYGIVGDLFEVIPLLTEEFQRALAWNSEQAG; this is encoded by the coding sequence ATGGCAAAGGTCTGGGTCGTACCGGAGGTGCAGGATCAAAAGCTGAAAAAGATCAGCCTGGAGATGATCACCCTCGCGCGCCGGCTGGGGGATGTGGAAGCCGTCTTGATCGGGGAAGGCGTCTCCCCTGTGGCGGCGGAACTGGGCAACTACGGTGTGGGCAAGGTGATTGTGGCCGACCATGCCGATTTGAAAACCTACACAGCAGCTACGTATGGGCGGGTTTTATCTGATCTGATCCGGCGCGACCAACCGGAGATCGTTCTCATCGGCAACACGGCCACCGGAAGGGACCTGGCGCCTCGCGTCGCCCAGCGGGTGGACGCCGGCCAGATCAGCGACGTGATCGACTATCGGGATAATCTCTTCATTCGGCCCATCTATGCCGGAAAAGCCTTTCAACAGGTAACAGCCGTCGCCTATCCGTTGATCGTCACCGTTCGCCCCAATGTCTTTAAAGCTGCCGAACCGATTGGCGGCGGGGCGGCGCCTATCGTCGAGACGGCAACGGTGTCCCTCACCGGCGATGACCTGCGGGTGATTGTCCGCGACGTAGTCCGCCAGGTGACAGGCCGACCCGAACTGACAGAGGCCGAGATCATCGTCTCCGGCGGACGAGGCATGAAAGGCGCCGATGGATTTCTCATCCTCGAGGCCCTGGCCAATGTGCTGGGTGCCGCCGTCGGCGCCTCCCGAGCTGCTGTCGACGCCGGCTGGCGCCCGCACCAGGAACAGGTGGGACAGACCGGAAAGACGGTGTCACCGACCTTGTACATCGCCGCCGGCATATCGGGCGCCATCCAACACCTGGCAGGGATGAGCGGTTCCAAGGTCATCGTCGCCATCAACAAGGATTCTGAAGCCAACATCTTCAAAGCGGCCGACTACGGCATCGTGGGCGATCTCTTTGAGGTGATCCCCCTGCTGACAGAGGAATTTCAGCGGGCTCTGGCGTGGAATTCGGAGCAGGCGGGATGA
- a CDS encoding (Fe-S)-binding protein yields MEFGAGGMNGLNAAAFLVLLALASGYTLFEVRRRYRYTQFGKPEDRFDCPDERRKAVLTHVFGQKKVLQDPVSGSLHLLIMWGFLVLGLGVLNMVAEGLFSHPIPGVGNNSAYLLVKDLFLMLVTVGVAGSLLRRTVFKPERLENSGEAFLILGFILIIVASEALSHGAQFAAGEGLHLKTYAPVAALASQLFAGYQPGQAEAAVWVFWWLHFVTMFAFAVLIPRSKHLHLVFAPFNAYWKSLEPKGALSKIDFEDESVESYGAAKLEDFTWKQLFDAYTCVQCGRCTDQCPAYQTGKPLNPKALHVTLRSHIDEKGPLLERIRRQVAAADSASEQSLSAQGAECLTEAEAATLEKKVTGEIFSEDFFWSCTTCRGCMEACPVSNEHIPKLIEMRRYMVLTESEFPEDVQRTFNNMEKQGNPWGLPKGSRGEWVDGLDAPVPTLDEEPEAEYLLYVGCAGSFDDRARKVTRSLVRLLQRTGVSFAILGGDEWCCGETARRMGNEYLFQETAMTNVETWKELNIKKIITACPHCYNTLKNEYPQFGGDFEVIHHTSLLERLVREGKLKPAKPVDLTVTFHDSCYLGRYNEIYESPRSVLTAIGGLRLTEMPRHLEKSFCCGAGGGRMWMEEHLGSRINENRTEEALQTGADVICSACPYCLTMLTDGVKASETEGRVQTIDLAELLERSL; encoded by the coding sequence GTGGAATTCGGAGCAGGCGGGATGAACGGGCTCAACGCAGCGGCTTTTTTGGTCCTCCTCGCTCTCGCCAGCGGGTACACCCTTTTTGAGGTCCGGCGCCGCTACCGCTACACCCAGTTCGGCAAGCCGGAAGACCGCTTCGATTGTCCCGATGAGCGGCGGAAGGCTGTGCTCACCCATGTGTTCGGTCAAAAAAAGGTGCTGCAGGACCCTGTTTCCGGCAGCCTGCACCTGTTGATCATGTGGGGATTTCTCGTCCTCGGACTCGGCGTGCTGAACATGGTCGCCGAAGGGCTCTTCTCCCACCCCATCCCCGGGGTGGGAAACAATTCTGCCTATCTGCTCGTCAAAGATCTCTTCCTTATGCTCGTCACTGTCGGTGTCGCTGGCAGCCTCTTGCGTCGGACTGTCTTCAAGCCGGAGCGGCTGGAAAACAGCGGCGAAGCCTTTTTGATCCTCGGATTCATCCTGATCATCGTCGCCAGTGAAGCCCTGTCCCATGGCGCCCAGTTTGCTGCGGGAGAGGGCCTTCACCTGAAGACCTATGCGCCGGTGGCCGCCTTGGCGTCCCAGCTTTTTGCTGGTTACCAGCCGGGGCAAGCGGAAGCGGCGGTCTGGGTTTTCTGGTGGCTGCACTTCGTCACCATGTTCGCCTTCGCCGTCCTGATCCCCCGTTCCAAACACCTGCACCTCGTCTTCGCCCCCTTCAACGCCTACTGGAAATCGCTTGAACCGAAGGGGGCGCTCAGCAAAATCGACTTTGAAGACGAGTCGGTCGAATCCTACGGCGCCGCCAAACTGGAGGACTTCACGTGGAAGCAGCTCTTTGACGCCTACACCTGCGTCCAGTGCGGCCGTTGCACCGATCAATGCCCAGCCTATCAGACGGGGAAACCGCTCAATCCAAAGGCACTCCATGTGACCTTGCGCAGCCATATCGACGAGAAAGGACCGCTATTGGAACGGATTCGTAGGCAAGTCGCTGCCGCCGACAGCGCTTCCGAACAAAGTCTATCCGCTCAAGGAGCCGAATGCCTGACCGAAGCCGAAGCGGCAACCCTGGAGAAAAAGGTGACCGGCGAGATCTTTAGCGAAGACTTCTTCTGGAGCTGCACCACCTGCCGGGGCTGCATGGAGGCCTGCCCTGTCAGCAACGAGCATATTCCCAAACTGATCGAAATGCGCCGGTACATGGTGCTGACCGAGAGCGAGTTTCCCGAAGATGTGCAGCGGACCTTCAACAACATGGAAAAGCAAGGGAACCCTTGGGGACTGCCGAAAGGCAGCCGCGGCGAATGGGTCGACGGCCTCGACGCGCCTGTGCCAACCCTGGACGAGGAGCCGGAGGCGGAGTATCTCCTCTACGTAGGCTGCGCCGGTTCTTTTGACGACCGGGCCCGCAAGGTGACCCGGTCGCTTGTCCGCCTCCTGCAAAGGACCGGCGTTTCTTTCGCCATCCTGGGCGGCGATGAGTGGTGCTGCGGCGAAACGGCCCGCCGGATGGGCAACGAGTATCTCTTCCAGGAGACGGCGATGACCAACGTGGAGACCTGGAAAGAGCTGAACATCAAGAAGATCATTACGGCCTGCCCCCACTGCTACAACACCCTCAAAAACGAATACCCCCAGTTCGGCGGCGATTTTGAGGTGATCCACCACACGTCTCTTCTGGAACGGCTGGTCCGCGAAGGGAAGCTGAAACCGGCCAAACCGGTCGATCTGACGGTCACCTTCCACGACTCCTGCTACCTGGGTCGCTACAACGAGATCTACGAGTCCCCTCGGAGCGTCCTTACCGCCATCGGCGGCCTCAGGCTGACGGAGATGCCGCGCCACCTGGAAAAATCCTTCTGCTGCGGCGCTGGTGGCGGCCGCATGTGGATGGAGGAACACCTGGGCAGCCGGATCAATGAAAACCGCACTGAAGAAGCGCTGCAAACGGGGGCCGATGTGATCTGCTCGGCCTGCCCCTACTGCTTGACCATGCTGACCGACGGCGTAAAGGCCAGCGAGACTGAAGGGCGGGTGCAGACGATCGACCTGGCGGAGTTGTTGGAGCGGAGCCTATAA
- a CDS encoding electron transfer flavoprotein subunit beta/FixA family protein, producing MKIAVLLKQTFDTEDRIIVKDGVVVPEGVTYIINPYDELALEAALQIKEKAGKGEVVLFSAGGAKVQEALRKALAMGADRAVRIDTEGLIADEGIVAAALAEALKPGGFDLILCGWRAIDDGSAQVAIRVAELLDLPQLNVVTKLEIEGNKALAWREIDGGSEILEAPLPVLVTTQRGLNEPRYPNMKGIMQAKKKELKTIPAGSLVPVGLKAKVQNGDTFLPKAKTAGKVYKSDPAAAVQALVAALREEAKVI from the coding sequence GTGAAGATCGCCGTACTGCTCAAGCAAACCTTCGATACGGAGGACCGGATCATCGTCAAGGACGGCGTCGTCGTTCCGGAAGGGGTCACCTACATCATCAACCCCTATGACGAACTGGCACTGGAAGCGGCCTTGCAGATCAAGGAAAAAGCCGGCAAGGGCGAGGTGGTCCTTTTTTCCGCCGGCGGCGCCAAAGTGCAGGAGGCGTTGCGCAAGGCCCTCGCCATGGGCGCTGATCGAGCCGTGCGCATCGATACGGAGGGGTTGATCGCCGATGAAGGGATAGTCGCCGCCGCCCTGGCTGAAGCCCTCAAACCGGGCGGCTTTGATCTTATCCTCTGCGGCTGGCGGGCCATCGACGACGGCTCGGCCCAGGTCGCCATCCGGGTGGCCGAGCTATTGGACCTGCCCCAACTCAACGTGGTGACGAAGCTGGAGATCGAGGGGAACAAGGCGCTGGCCTGGCGGGAGATCGACGGCGGCAGCGAGATCCTCGAAGCGCCCCTGCCCGTCCTGGTCACGACCCAGCGGGGACTTAACGAGCCCCGCTACCCCAATATGAAAGGGATCATGCAGGCGAAGAAAAAGGAGTTGAAGACGATCCCCGCCGGCAGCCTTGTGCCCGTTGGCCTGAAAGCAAAGGTCCAGAACGGCGACACATTCCTTCCCAAAGCCAAGACCGCAGGAAAGGTCTACAAGAGCGATCCCGCCGCCGCCGTGCAGGCGCTGGTGGCGGCCCTTCGGGAAGAGGCCAAGGTGATCTGA
- a CDS encoding enoyl-CoA hydratase-related protein, with the protein MDSQNLIYETAGAVAIVTVNRPKVLNALNRAVLLELDQTFAGIAANRGIAAVIVTGAGEKSFVAGADIAEMSGFGVAEAREFSRLGQQVFNRIEELPQPVIAAVNGFALGGGCELATACDFRIAATKARFGQPEVSLGVIPGFGGTQRLPRLVGRGMAAQLLFTGDMISSEEALRIGLVNKVVPAEALMEEAKAIAGRIAGRGPLAVSAAKAALREGSNMDLNRALAYEAELFAGGFSTADQKEGMAAFLQKRQADFKAE; encoded by the coding sequence GTGGACTCTCAGAACCTGATCTATGAAACGGCTGGGGCGGTCGCCATCGTGACGGTCAACCGCCCCAAGGTGCTCAACGCCTTAAACCGGGCTGTCTTACTGGAACTTGACCAGACCTTCGCCGGCATCGCGGCTAATCGGGGGATCGCCGCCGTCATCGTGACCGGCGCCGGGGAAAAAAGCTTTGTCGCCGGCGCCGATATCGCCGAGATGAGCGGCTTTGGCGTTGCCGAGGCGCGAGAATTCTCCCGCTTAGGCCAGCAGGTATTCAACCGGATCGAGGAACTGCCCCAGCCGGTGATCGCCGCCGTCAACGGCTTTGCTCTCGGGGGCGGCTGTGAACTGGCGACGGCCTGTGACTTTCGCATCGCCGCAACGAAGGCCCGCTTCGGCCAACCGGAGGTCTCCCTAGGGGTCATCCCGGGTTTCGGCGGCACTCAGCGGTTGCCCCGCCTCGTCGGTCGCGGCATGGCCGCCCAGCTTCTCTTCACGGGTGACATGATCAGCAGCGAGGAAGCGCTGCGCATCGGCTTGGTCAACAAGGTTGTCCCCGCCGAAGCGTTGATGGAAGAGGCGAAGGCCATCGCCGGGCGCATCGCCGGACGGGGTCCCCTGGCGGTGAGCGCCGCCAAAGCGGCGCTCCGGGAGGGCAGCAACATGGATCTCAACCGCGCCCTCGCCTATGAGGCGGAGCTCTTCGCCGGCGGGTTCTCCACGGCAGACCAAAAGGAAGGCATGGCCGCCTTTTTGCAAAAACGCCAAGCCGATTTCAAAGCGGAATAA
- a CDS encoding nitroreductase family protein codes for MDLASSIQGRRSIRKYKPDEPPVEVIEQIIVAGLWAPSNMNIQPWRFVVVRGEKRVDLLAVIGRSGQSILPKLERIFADKPKVIKFTLEFFQDLGRAPILIFCYGPAECAPPPGDLNLQERRVAHFEYSTNLQSVAASIQNMLLAAHANGLGTCWMTGPLHVADEVNERLGVAGQELVALITLGYPDQSPPAPPRKPGRVTWVGFENRKAGD; via the coding sequence ATGGATCTGGCATCGTCGATTCAAGGCCGCAGAAGCATCCGCAAGTATAAACCCGACGAACCTCCTGTAGAAGTGATCGAACAGATCATCGTGGCCGGCTTGTGGGCGCCGTCGAATATGAACATTCAACCTTGGCGCTTCGTCGTCGTCCGTGGGGAAAAACGAGTTGACCTGCTGGCGGTGATCGGCCGTTCGGGCCAGTCGATCCTGCCCAAGCTGGAGCGCATTTTCGCCGACAAGCCGAAGGTGATTAAGTTCACGCTGGAGTTTTTTCAAGACCTGGGCAGAGCGCCCATCCTTATCTTCTGTTACGGCCCCGCGGAGTGCGCGCCGCCGCCAGGCGACCTGAACCTTCAGGAACGACGGGTGGCCCATTTCGAGTACTCCACCAATCTGCAGAGCGTGGCGGCGTCGATCCAGAACATGCTGCTCGCGGCCCATGCCAACGGTCTTGGCACCTGTTGGATGACGGGCCCCCTCCATGTGGCGGACGAGGTGAACGAACGCCTCGGTGTCGCCGGCCAGGAACTGGTCGCCCTGATCACCCTGGGTTATCCCGATCAATCGCCACCGGCGCCTCCCCGCAAGCCGGGGAGGGTGACCTGGGTTGGTTTTGAAAATCGTAAGGCCGGGGACTAA